A genomic region of Arachis stenosperma cultivar V10309 chromosome 9, arast.V10309.gnm1.PFL2, whole genome shotgun sequence contains the following coding sequences:
- the LOC130949869 gene encoding probable fructokinase-5 → MAGSTDPLVITFGEMLIDFVPDTAGVSLAESRAFIKAPGGAPANVACAISKLGGNSAFVGKVGDDEFGKMLVDILNQNGVNTDGVCFDREARTALAFVTLRKDGEREFMFYRNPSADMMLKESELNIGLIKKAKIFHYGSISLISEPCRSAHLAAMKAAREAGALLSYDPNVRIPLWPSPDTARSGIKSIWFDADFIKVSDDEVNFLTQGDSEKEEVVMSLWHDKLKLLLVTDGEKGCRYFTKKFKGRVTGFSVKPVDTTGAGDSFVGSFLASVARDSSIFDKEQNLREALTFSNACGAICTTQKGAIPALPTRSEAEKFISGNKGN, encoded by the exons ATGGCAGGCTCAACGGATCCATTAGTGATAACATTCGGCGAGATGCTCATCGATTTTGTTCCGGACACAGCCGGAGTCTCCTTGGCTGAGTCTCGTGCCTTCATCAAAGCCCCCGGAGGTGCCCCTGCCAATGTTGCTTGTGCCATTTCTAAACTTGGTGGTAACTCTGCCTTCGTTGGCAAG GTGGGAGATGATGAATTTGGAAAGATGCTAGTTGACATATTGAATCAAAATGGGGTGAACACAGATGGTGTGTGCTTTGATAGGGAAGCAAGAACTGCATTGGCATTTGTGACACTGAGAAAGGATGGAGAGAGGGAATTCATGTTCTACAGGAATCCCAGTGCTGATATGATGCTGAAGGAGTCTGAGTTGAACATTGGTTTGATCAAGAAGGCTAAGATATTCCATTATGGATCCATTAGCCTCATATCAGAGCCTTGCAGATCAGCACACTTAGCAGCCATGAAAGCTGCTAGAGAAGCCGGTGCTTTGCTTTCTTATGATCCAAATGTGAGGATCCCTTTGTGGCCTTCTCCTGATACTGCTAGGTCTGGAATCAAGAGCATTTGGTTTGATGCTGATTTCATCAAg GTTAGTGATGATGAAGTTAACTTTCTTACACAAGGAGATTCTGAGAAGGAAGAAGTTGTTATGTCCCTCTGGCATGACAAACTGAAGTTGCTTCTTGTCACTGATGGAGAGAAGGGTTGCAGATATTTCACCAAG aaatttaaaggaaGGGTAACAGGGTTCTCAGTTAAGCCAGTTGATACCACTGGTGCTGgtgattcttttgttggttcTTTTCTCGCATCTGTGGCCCGGGACTCTTCCATATTTGAT AAGGAGCAAAATTTGAGAGAGGCTTTGACATTTTCCAATGCTTGTGGAGCAATATGTACAACACAGAAGGGAGCAATTCCAGCACTTCCGACCCGCTCAGAAGCTGAGAAATTTATCTCTGGCAATAAAGGCAATTag